In Haloplanus rubicundus, one DNA window encodes the following:
- a CDS encoding universal stress protein gives MLTRVLVPLDDSPLATRALEHALDEWSDAEVVVLHVVDPLDAIYESEVGGPIEAERWYESEMEATEDLFDRARARAAETDVSLRTATAVGNPGREIVRYVAANDVDHVVLGSHGRRGLERLVLGSVAERVLRRAEATVTVVR, from the coding sequence ATGTTGACACGCGTGCTGGTGCCGCTCGACGACTCACCGCTCGCGACGCGGGCACTCGAACACGCTCTCGACGAGTGGTCGGACGCCGAGGTGGTCGTCCTCCACGTCGTCGATCCACTCGACGCCATCTACGAGTCGGAGGTCGGGGGGCCAATCGAGGCGGAGCGGTGGTACGAATCCGAGATGGAAGCCACCGAGGATCTGTTCGACCGGGCACGGGCGCGGGCGGCCGAGACGGACGTCTCGCTTCGGACGGCGACGGCCGTCGGCAACCCGGGGCGGGAAATCGTCCGCTACGTCGCGGCCAACGACGTCGACCACGTCGTCCTGGGGAGTCACGGCCGTCGTGGTCTCGAACGACTCGTCCTCGGGAGCGTCGCGGAACGGGTACTCCGACGGGCCGAGGCGACGGTGACCGTGGTTCGCTAG
- a CDS encoding zinc metalloprotease, translated as MNLTFSSRELQDLAIAWVALGVAFAIFFAGGGSRALSMLVDQGLIQPLVVSLVTAGLGFLLHELAHKVVAVRFDQIAEFRADYGMLFIAVVSAMVGFLFAAPGAVHHRGRLTAREHGLIALAGPVTNGLLALVFAPIYVTGLLVGSPLLSLLGGRGVAINLFLAAFNLIPFGALDGKTVLDWSKAVFALTFVPAAAVTVFVVFVLGIGF; from the coding sequence GTGAACCTGACGTTCAGTTCCCGCGAACTGCAGGACCTGGCCATCGCGTGGGTGGCCCTCGGCGTCGCCTTCGCCATCTTCTTCGCCGGCGGTGGAAGCCGCGCCCTCTCGATGCTCGTCGACCAGGGACTGATCCAGCCCCTCGTCGTCTCGCTGGTCACCGCCGGCCTCGGCTTTCTGCTCCACGAACTCGCCCACAAGGTGGTCGCGGTCCGGTTCGATCAGATCGCCGAGTTCCGCGCCGACTACGGCATGCTCTTTATCGCCGTCGTGAGCGCCATGGTCGGCTTCCTCTTTGCCGCGCCGGGGGCCGTCCACCACCGCGGCCGGCTCACGGCGCGGGAACACGGCCTCATCGCCCTCGCCGGGCCGGTGACGAACGGGCTGCTCGCCCTGGTTTTCGCCCCGATTTACGTCACCGGCCTCCTCGTCGGGTCGCCGCTGCTCTCCCTGCTCGGCGGCCGGGGCGTCGCCATCAACCTCTTTCTGGCGGCGTTCAACCTCATCCCGTTCGGGGCGCTCGACGGGAAGACCGTCCTCGACTGGAGCAAGGCGGTGTTCGCCCTCACGTTCGTCCCCGCCGCCGCCGTCACGGTGTTCGTGGTGTTCGTGTTGGGCATCGGATTCTAG
- a CDS encoding glycerate kinase type-2 family protein, whose translation MENEAALASTRARETALACVRAGIDAARPDRVVADSVRLDGDRLHVADATYDLSGVDRIVAVGGGKAADGVADALETVLGDRIAAGAVVTPDPSEREDHRIERLRGHHPVPSEEGVEGTDRIHELVADADERTLVLAIVTGGGSALLPAPAEGITLSDLQTTTDALLDAGAEIGALNAVRKHLSTLKGGGLAELAAPATVVGLMFSDVVGNDLSVIASGPTAPDESTYADALDALERYGVDPPEAVRERLEAGAAGDLPETPRADDPVFDRVTNHVLADGFTAIDAAREVAADRGYDPCVLSSSVRGEAREAALTHVAVAEEVEATGNPLEAPAVVLSGGEATVTVRGDGVGGPNAEFALAAAIELPDGATLACVDTDGKDGSSDFAGALVDADTVDDAREARAALGNSDAYGYLGERGVVISTGATGTNVNDLRVLVVE comes from the coding sequence ATCGAGAACGAAGCCGCGCTGGCATCGACCCGCGCGCGGGAGACGGCACTGGCCTGCGTCCGGGCCGGCATCGACGCCGCACGACCGGACCGCGTCGTCGCCGATTCGGTCCGCCTCGACGGCGACCGACTCCACGTCGCCGACGCCACCTACGACCTCTCTGGCGTGGATCGGATCGTCGCCGTCGGCGGCGGGAAGGCCGCGGACGGCGTCGCGGACGCGCTTGAGACGGTCCTCGGCGACCGCATCGCCGCGGGCGCCGTCGTGACGCCCGACCCGAGCGAGCGCGAGGACCACCGCATCGAGCGCCTGCGCGGCCACCACCCCGTTCCCAGCGAGGAGGGAGTGGAGGGAACCGACCGCATCCACGAACTCGTCGCCGACGCCGACGAGCGAACGCTCGTCCTCGCTATCGTCACCGGCGGGGGGAGTGCCCTGCTTCCCGCGCCCGCGGAGGGCATCACCCTCTCGGACCTGCAGACGACGACCGACGCGCTCCTCGACGCCGGGGCCGAAATCGGCGCGCTCAACGCCGTCCGCAAACACCTCTCGACGCTCAAAGGGGGCGGCCTCGCCGAACTCGCCGCGCCCGCGACGGTGGTCGGCCTCATGTTCAGCGACGTGGTCGGCAACGATCTGAGCGTCATCGCCAGCGGCCCGACCGCCCCCGACGAGTCGACGTACGCGGACGCCCTCGACGCGCTGGAGCGGTACGGCGTCGACCCGCCCGAGGCGGTCCGCGAGCGGCTGGAAGCCGGCGCGGCGGGCGACCTGCCCGAGACGCCGCGGGCCGACGACCCCGTCTTCGACCGGGTGACGAACCACGTCCTCGCGGACGGCTTCACCGCCATCGACGCCGCACGGGAAGTGGCCGCCGACCGGGGGTACGACCCCTGCGTCCTCTCCTCGTCGGTCCGGGGCGAGGCGCGAGAGGCGGCGCTGACCCACGTCGCCGTCGCTGAGGAAGTCGAGGCGACGGGGAATCCCCTCGAGGCGCCGGCCGTCGTCCTCTCCGGCGGGGAGGCGACGGTCACCGTCCGCGGCGACGGCGTGGGCGGCCCGAACGCCGAGTTCGCGCTGGCGGCGGCCATCGAACTCCCCGACGGGGCGACGCTCGCCTGCGTCGACACCGACGGCAAGGACGGCAGCAGCGACTTCGCGGGCGCCCTCGTCGACGCCGACACCGTGGACGACGCCCGCGAGGCCCGGGCGGCGCTCGGGAACAGCGACGCCTACGGCTACCTCGGCGAACGGGGGGTCGTCATCAGCACCGGGGCGACGGGGACGAACGTCAACGACCTGCGGGTGCTGGTCGTCGAGTAG
- a CDS encoding TraB/GumN family protein encodes MSDAAASTEGEGRVRVVGTAHVSAESVREVEEVIEADRPDVVAVELDEGRYRQMQGETPDDIEPGDLLRGNTVFQFLAYWMLSYVQSRLGEKFDIQPGADMLAAVETAEDLGIGVALVDRDIQTTIQRFWARMGVLEKFRLVGGLAFGLTDARGLGLALGVFVGVVLGPLLGLFGPSLGLSTPILARVTGGVLLAIAVGFVVHTLADAVDALGPDDRLFAAAGVGVAAGLIGGVGLGLADGVVASLGTFVARIVGSLTLGLAGGVTVGLVVGFLADRAGYGATADEEFDEFDVAELTDADVVSVMMEEFRTFSPAGARALIDERDAYIAHELVRLRDAGHHVVAVVGAGHREGIEGYLDAPETLPPWESLVGTDSGGGVPWLKAAGVLVSLGFVAFFVLLAMAGVRDGFLLRLFAAWFVVNGVFAAGLARLAGARWDSTLVGGLVAWMTSVNPLLAPGWFTGYVELRHTAVNVSDIGTLNELLSDEETPIRTLIGQMFDVPLFRLIMVVAMTNIGSMIASLLFAVYVLPLFATEIGGVEGVSRLMLEGARNSAELLWRTVA; translated from the coding sequence ATGAGTGACGCCGCCGCCTCGACCGAGGGCGAGGGTCGTGTCCGCGTCGTGGGCACGGCCCACGTCTCCGCCGAGAGCGTGCGAGAGGTCGAGGAGGTGATCGAGGCCGACCGGCCGGACGTGGTCGCCGTCGAACTCGACGAGGGGCGCTACCGACAGATGCAGGGCGAGACGCCCGACGACATCGAACCCGGCGACCTGCTCCGGGGCAACACCGTCTTTCAGTTTCTGGCCTACTGGATGCTCTCCTACGTCCAGTCGCGGCTGGGCGAGAAGTTCGACATCCAGCCCGGCGCCGACATGCTCGCGGCCGTCGAGACGGCCGAGGACCTCGGCATCGGCGTGGCGCTGGTCGACCGCGACATCCAGACGACCATCCAGCGGTTCTGGGCGCGAATGGGTGTTCTGGAGAAGTTCCGCCTCGTCGGCGGCCTCGCCTTCGGGCTCACGGACGCCCGCGGCCTCGGCCTCGCGCTCGGCGTCTTCGTCGGCGTCGTCCTCGGTCCCCTGCTGGGCCTCTTTGGCCCCTCGCTCGGCCTCTCGACGCCCATCCTGGCCCGCGTGACGGGCGGCGTCCTGCTCGCTATCGCCGTCGGATTCGTCGTCCACACGCTCGCGGACGCCGTCGACGCCCTCGGTCCCGACGACCGCCTGTTCGCCGCCGCGGGCGTCGGCGTCGCGGCCGGCCTGATCGGCGGCGTCGGTCTCGGCCTCGCCGACGGCGTCGTCGCCTCGCTCGGCACGTTCGTCGCCCGCATCGTCGGCAGCCTCACGCTCGGCCTCGCCGGCGGCGTGACCGTCGGCCTCGTCGTCGGCTTCCTCGCCGACCGTGCCGGCTACGGCGCGACGGCCGACGAGGAGTTCGACGAGTTCGACGTCGCGGAACTCACCGACGCCGACGTGGTGAGCGTCATGATGGAGGAGTTCCGCACCTTCAGCCCCGCCGGCGCCCGCGCCCTGATCGACGAACGCGACGCCTACATCGCCCACGAACTCGTGCGACTGCGCGACGCCGGCCACCACGTCGTCGCCGTCGTCGGCGCGGGCCACCGGGAGGGCATCGAGGGCTACCTCGACGCGCCGGAGACGCTCCCGCCGTGGGAGTCGCTCGTCGGCACCGACTCGGGCGGTGGCGTCCCGTGGCTGAAGGCCGCGGGCGTCCTCGTCTCGCTCGGCTTCGTCGCCTTCTTCGTCCTCCTCGCGATGGCGGGGGTCCGCGACGGCTTCCTCCTTCGGCTCTTTGCCGCGTGGTTCGTCGTCAACGGCGTCTTCGCGGCCGGCCTCGCCCGCCTCGCGGGCGCGCGCTGGGACTCGACGCTCGTCGGCGGCCTCGTCGCGTGGATGACCTCCGTCAACCCACTGCTCGCCCCGGGGTGGTTCACCGGCTACGTCGAACTCCGACACACCGCGGTCAACGTGAGCGACATCGGGACGCTCAACGAACTCTTGAGCGACGAGGAGACGCCGATCCGGACGCTGATCGGGCAGATGTTCGACGTGCCACTCTTCAGGCTCATCATGGTCGTCGCGATGACGAACATCGGGAGCATGATCGCGAGCCTCCTCTTTGCGGTGTACGTCCTTCCCCTCTTCGCCACCGAAATCGGCGGCGTCGAGGGCGTCTCGCGACTCATGCTCGAAGGGGCGAGAAACAGCGCCGAACTCCTCTGGAGGACCGTCGCGTGA